The following is a genomic window from Bacteroidia bacterium.
TATCCATTAATGTGGCCGAGCCCTAAGCAGTGAAGGATTTCATGCAGCAGGACTGATTTGATCGAAACGCACGGTTTACCTCATATTGAGGGATTGTTGCATTCCGGTTGCCAGCACCACTCATTATTTCGCTTTCGATCTTGTGACAAATTCAACCACACGGAGGGGACGTCAGTAGAGGGATTTCTCCCCTCCATTTGTCCCGGAACCTCTCTCCCATCAATACCAGGCTTATCAAAAGCTTGGGCAAATGTGGTGCCAAAAATTTCAATCGGCTCCGCTCCGTTCAGATTTTCGCAACTTTTTGAAATCGTGAGTCCTCCTGTTGTCGGGCACACGCAATCATGAAGTTCATTTGTAATATCCTGCAGCGCCGAATTCACAGTCGCCTTGAAGTCGAAATTTAAACAAGTGATTCCTTTAATGGTTTCAGGGAGAAACTGCCACTCTCTGACACAAATGTTTCTGGCGACATGTTGGTAGGGTAGCACAAGCGGACCGGCGACAGGGGTTGTGCGGCCACACCAGAAAACATTATCAGAATACTCAAGGTCTTCTACCTTCTCTTTCCCTCGGACGTAGTATGAATGAATCCAGGTTGGATCGCAGCCCGTTTGCGCGTACGTAACACTGACGGGAGTAACGAGCAGAATGACGAGAATGATGATTCGTTTTGTAGTCATGGCTGTAATCCTATTGGAGTCTGAGCATACCATTTCGCAACGTGCTGATGCAGTCCTCCAGATTTATCTGCGCACCACTGCGGAGAAGGAGATCGTTATCGAAGACCACATTTCCTACCACTGGCAATGCTCCCCTGACTCTTAAGTGATAGGAGGTATAGCTTGTTTGCGTACTCACGACGAATAAATCGAGAAAAACAATATATTGCTTCCCGACCTCCATCTTGCCTGGACCGGATTCGTAATACGTAAAACCCTTCGGGGCATAGTATCTGAATATACTGTCCGGCGGGCAGACCCAAGAAACGGGGATGCAGTTGCCGCTGCCTTCACCGATCGGATTTCCACAGAAATCGCTGTTCTGCAATCCACCAAAAATAGAAGTGATTATGGATATATCAGCGCAGTAGATTTCATTGAGATGCGGCGAACCAAAATATCTGGTCGTTGAGTCAATATGAACGCTTCTCGATTCAACGTTCACAAGATACACACCGCCGATATTGAAGTCTCTGAGCGTATCATAAAGATTTCTGGGAGATACGCGGTCGTAAAATGCATTTTGCAGGCTGCCGCCCAGATCCATATACGTCGATTTGTAGGCTGCGGGTTGTCGCCAATTTGACTCGTTTTCAGTGTGACGGAAGCGCAAATAATCGTAGTCCAGAGCTCGCAGCAGGGCTCTCATGCCGAGCGCGATGGAATCTTCACTGAGACTGTTGGCGAAGCTGTACAGCTCCTCCGGTGAATAAAGCTTACAGAGCGTATCCGCAACGATATACGTCGCGACAATGTCGAGCGGCATTTGGATCGAGTAACTTGGCCAGTTCGTAATTACCGCCGCATTCAGTATCTCGCAGGTGCTGTCGCTTTTCATAAACAGCGGCTGGGAGTGCGAAGCTTGGGATATGCCGGCGGCAAGCAACACGAGTAAAACAGTGATACGCATATGATTATCCTTATAAAAGTACGGTGCAAAATACTCGCAGGGCATACAAAAGTCAAGCCAACTACCATATTGGGGTCGCAGGCAGGTCGGAATGGTTGCATGTGGGCTGTGTGAGTAGAAATGGGATCAGTATCAACCGCAAACGAGAATGCAATGAACGCCAAGAAAGCATGGTCGAAGGGCGGTCCCTGAGCGTGGCTTCGACGGTCCCCGAGTCAGGTGACCATTCCGCCGGGCGGAAGTCGGTGACTATCGAATGTGACATCGAATTGGGATGAAAAATCTATCAAATATAGTCACTCTGTGCTTCGGCCGAGGCCCACCCCCATCATGTAGAGACGTTGCATGCAACGTCTCTACATGGCCGAAGGGGCCGTGCATTCCCTTTGCTGAAGAGACAACAAAAGCTATCGGCATGCATAATAACCTTGATTCCTGGTCGGATGCTGTGTACTTTGCCGTTTCGCTGGTCGTCGCCGGGCAAATAGTCATTCGTCATCCCGCATTCGTGCCACAAACCGAGGATATCGACATGAACTTTCGTAGTACCTTGTTGCTTCTCCTTCTCGTCCTCGTTTCATCCGGTCTGATCGCGCAACCTTCACTGCCCAAGACCCCGAAGGAAGATATGTCCGGCCGCATTTCTCCTGGCAATCTCACCATGTGGTTTTCCAACAACGGCATCCTGTCCTTCGATCCGATGCGTGTTGCTGCGGGACTGGAGTGGCCAACAGGTTCGGGGAAGTTCCTGGCCTTTTCCGAGGGATTACTCTTCGGTTGCCGGAATCCGGAGCCGTCGGTGGGCGGAGCCAATTACATTTCCGGCTTGCAACCTGGCAACATCCTCGCAGACGGACAGGCAAGCGATCCCGCCGATCCGGCGCACCGCATCTACATGGTTCGCAGAATGGACCGGACGTCCTTCGAAAACCTGAGTAGAGTCGAACAGTCGCGGTACATTTTGGACTTTCAGGAATGGCCGGTGCATCTGGGCGCTCCGTGGATTGACGGAAACAGAGACGGCATGTACGAAGCGGATTTTGACGCCTGGCTCGAAGGCACACCCGGCCAGGATTGCCCGAAATTTCCGGGAACGGAAGCGGCGTGGTTCGTCATGAACGATCTCGACAGCGCGCGCACGACGAAGCTGCACGGCTCCGATCCCGTGGGCGTCGAAATCCGCATGCTGATCTGGGGTTCGGATGAAGCCGGCGTCCCGGCAAATACACTCGTGCGCGACATCAAAATCATCAACCGGAGCGGGGCCACGCTGAATGACGTCTACCTGTCCTGGTGGGTGGATCCAGAAGTCGGCGACCCCTTGGACGATTTCGTCGGAGTCGACACCATCCGCAATATGGCCTACGCGTACAACAGCAGGGATCACGACAACGAATACGGCGTTGCACCGGCTATCGGCTGGAGATTGCTGCAGGGTCCGGTAGTCCGCGATCCAAACTCGGTGGCGCTGTATGATTACGGCTGGAAGCAAGGCTACCGCAATCTGCCGCTGAGCAGCTTCGTGCATTATATAAACACCGACGCGGTGTACCGCGACCCGGAACTGAGCGATGAAAGCGGCGCTACACAGTGCTACAACAACATGCAGGGGCTGACGTGGAACGGCGCGCCGTTCGTCAATCCTGTGAGTAACAAAACGAGCGTATTTACCCTCAATGGCAATCCCCTGACGGGCAGCGGCTGGGTGGACGGCATCGTGAATCCACCCGACGACAGGCGCATGATGATGAGCACCGGTCCGATATCTCTCGCCGACGGGGAAGAGCAGCAAATCATTATCGGATCGGTGGCCGCGCTGGACACCTCCGCGAAAGCGAGTGTCTATAAATTACTCGTCAACAGTGATGAATTCCTGAATTTTTTACTGCGCCATGTGACGTCGGCGTCGGCACCGGCAGCGATCCCACACTTTGCCATTTCGGACGTGTTTCCCCAGCCCGCAGCGGACAGGATAACAGTGCGCTTCGATGTGGACAGTCCGCAGCACATCACGCTTGACGTGTACGACATGCTGGGCCGGCGACTGCGGCGCCATCTCGATCTGTCCACTGCCGCAGGCAGCCACAGCAGCACAATCACAACGAGCGGCTGGGCTCCGGGCATGTATATACTCCGAATGCAAGGTGCACAGGGGAGTGTGAGCAGGCGCTTTGTCGTACGATAAAGCGATTTGTAAAGGCCAGCGCCTCATGCTGGACGTTCGCCACGACGTCCCGCTTTGCTAGTGTTACTGTGATGGAAGCGCCCCTCCACCGTAGACGCCGATACCGCTCTACGCCTCGTTGAGTGCACAGACCGGCAGAAAACGCAGAACAGGAGATCGGACCCGCCAGGCGTGTCATCCCTCTGTTCTTTCTGTTTTTTCTGCGGTCCACCCCTCTCTTTTCTGCGCCTTCTGTTTTTTCTGCGTTCCCGTGTTCTGTGGTCCCGCATTTGTTCGTCTGACAAAGAACCGGTACGTTTGTATGTAATGGCGAGTACTTCGCCTGATTCTCCCTATCCCAAGATACAGGGCGTTTCTTCGCTCCGGCATCCATTGCCCGAAAACAAAGTCGATACGCAATATCCACGTTTCTCTGGAGGCTTTCATGGCTACCTGGCTCATCGTCATCGTCGTTCTCGTTCTTGTCGCCGGCTTCATCTTCTGGATGACGCGGCAGTACAGGAAGGCCGGTCCCAACGAGGTGCTGGTCATCTCCGGCCGGCGCAGCGTCATTACGACGCCCGACGGCGCAAAGCAGGAAATTGGCTATAAATTCCGCATCGGTGGCGGTTCCTTCGTCAATCCTTTCAGCGAGCAAGCGGATACGCTGCCCATCGAGGTTGTCAGCGTCAACATCCGCACCCCGGAAGTGCTGTCCAAGGACGGCATCCCCATACTTTCCGAATCTTCCGCACAGGTCAAAATCGATTCCAACGAGTACTCGATTTTCCTCGCAACGCAAAACTTCATGGGTGGCGGCACCGACGCGGTGCGCGAAGTGGCCCAGACGGTGCTCGAAGGCAAGGTGCGCGAAAGCATCGGCAGCATGACGGTGGAGGAGCTGTATCAGAATCGCCAGGAATTCGCCAACCGCGTGTACAACGCCGTGGTGCGTGATCTCGGCAGCATGGGTCTCGTCATGATTTCTTTCGCGCTGAAGGACGTCACCGATACGCAGGGCTATCTCGAAGCGCTCAGCAAGCCGCGCATCGCGGCCGCCAAGCGCGACGCCATCGTCAAGCAGGCCGAGTACGACCGCGACGCGGAAATTTTTGCCGCGCAGGCGAAAAAGGAAGCCGATATCGCCAAGCTTGTCGCCGCCGCCGAAGTGGCCGGCCGCAACTGGCGTAACGAAGAACTCAAGGCAAAATCCCAAATCGAAGTCAGTAAAGTGCGCGCCGCCGCCGATACTTCCTACGAGCTCGAACGCCACAAACTTGCGCAGGAAGTGAAGCGCGAGGAATACAAGGTCAAGTTCATCGAGACCGAAGAGCAAGCCAAGGTGCAGACCGAGGAAATCAAGCGCAAAGAAAAGGAACTCGAAGCCAACGTCATCAAGCCGGCCGAAGCCCGCAAAGTGCAGATTCAGACCGAAGCCGAGGCCGAAAGCTTCCGCGCCCTCCGTGAAGCGGAAACGAAAGCCACTGTCCGCGCGCGCGAAAATGAACTCGACGCGGAGCGCATCAAAATGCTCGGCAAGTCCGAAGCCGACGCCATGACCGAAAAAGCCAAGGCCTACGGCGAGTACAATCAGACCGCACACTATCAGATGATTCTGGACATCCTGCCCGAGCTCACGAAAAATATCGCCGAGCCGCTCTCGCGTATCGACAAGATCACGATGATCAGCGGCGCCGACGGCAAGCTCGGCACCTCGCAGATCACCGGCCAGGTGGCGGACATTCTCGCCAACGTGCCCGAGGTCGTCAAGTCCCTCACGGGCGTCGATCTCGCGAAATACCTCAGGGAAAAACTCGGCGGCGATGCGTAATGCATGGCAACCGGACTCCCATGTCTCAACGAAACCGCCGCAAGAACCACGCACGCAGCGCGGTGGCCGCGGCATTCAAGTCATAGACAGCATGAGGTAGCACAGTGACCGCAGACAGAATACATTTGATCGGGTCCTCGCCCACGCTCAAGGTCGCCGCGAAAGCCAAGGCGCTGAAAGAGCAGGGTGTGGACGTCATAGACTTCAGCGTGGGCGAGCCGGACTTCGGCACGCCCGCGCATATCAAGGATGCCGCCAAGCGCGCCATCGACGAAAACTTCACCAAGTACACCGCCAACGAGGGCATTCTCCCGCTGCGCAAGGCCATCGCCGCGCATCTGAAAGAGGAATGCAATCTCGTGTACGATCCCGGGACGGAAATCATCGTCAGCAACGGCGCGAAGCACTCCATCTACAACGCCATGATGGCCATCGTCAACGACGGCGACGAAGTCATCATCCCCGCGCCGTACTGGGTGTCGTATCCCGAAATGGTGAAGCTCGCCAACGGCAAGCCGGTGATCGTACAGACCCGCGAGGAAGACGGCTTCCGCCTGACGCCGGATCAGCTCCGCGAACACATCAACGCGAGTACGCGCGCGGTGTTTCTCAACAATCCTTCCAATCCCACGGGCTCGGGCTATTCGCGCGAAGAACTCGAGGCGCTGGCCGACGTCATCGTCGAGGAAGACATCTACGTCATTGCCGACGAAATTTACGGCAAGCTGATGTACGACAGCCTGAAGTTCACCCGCTTTGCATCGCTCGGACCCGAGGTGTGGAAACGCACCATCACCATAGACGGCGTGTCCAAGGCCTACAGCATGACGGGCTGGCGCATCGGCTGGGCCGCCGCACCGAAGGACATCGTTTCGGCCATGGCCAAGGTGCAGAGCCACGCCACGTCCAATCCCTCGTCCATATCGCAACGTGCGGCGCTGGAAGCGTACAAGGGACCGCAGTACGAAATTTCCAAAATGGCGGC
Proteins encoded in this region:
- a CDS encoding T9SS type A sorting domain-containing protein, giving the protein MHNNLDSWSDAVYFAVSLVVAGQIVIRHPAFVPQTEDIDMNFRSTLLLLLLVLVSSGLIAQPSLPKTPKEDMSGRISPGNLTMWFSNNGILSFDPMRVAAGLEWPTGSGKFLAFSEGLLFGCRNPEPSVGGANYISGLQPGNILADGQASDPADPAHRIYMVRRMDRTSFENLSRVEQSRYILDFQEWPVHLGAPWIDGNRDGMYEADFDAWLEGTPGQDCPKFPGTEAAWFVMNDLDSARTTKLHGSDPVGVEIRMLIWGSDEAGVPANTLVRDIKIINRSGATLNDVYLSWWVDPEVGDPLDDFVGVDTIRNMAYAYNSRDHDNEYGVAPAIGWRLLQGPVVRDPNSVALYDYGWKQGYRNLPLSSFVHYINTDAVYRDPELSDESGATQCYNNMQGLTWNGAPFVNPVSNKTSVFTLNGNPLTGSGWVDGIVNPPDDRRMMMSTGPISLADGEEQQIIIGSVAALDTSAKASVYKLLVNSDEFLNFLLRHVTSASAPAAIPHFAISDVFPQPAADRITVRFDVDSPQHITLDVYDMLGRRLRRHLDLSTAAGSHSSTITTSGWAPGMYILRMQGAQGSVSRRFVVR
- a CDS encoding SPFH domain-containing protein, which encodes MATWLIVIVVLVLVAGFIFWMTRQYRKAGPNEVLVISGRRSVITTPDGAKQEIGYKFRIGGGSFVNPFSEQADTLPIEVVSVNIRTPEVLSKDGIPILSESSAQVKIDSNEYSIFLATQNFMGGGTDAVREVAQTVLEGKVRESIGSMTVEELYQNRQEFANRVYNAVVRDLGSMGLVMISFALKDVTDTQGYLEALSKPRIAAAKRDAIVKQAEYDRDAEIFAAQAKKEADIAKLVAAAEVAGRNWRNEELKAKSQIEVSKVRAAADTSYELERHKLAQEVKREEYKVKFIETEEQAKVQTEEIKRKEKELEANVIKPAEARKVQIQTEAEAESFRALREAETKATVRARENELDAERIKMLGKSEADAMTEKAKAYGEYNQTAHYQMILDILPELTKNIAEPLSRIDKITMISGADGKLGTSQITGQVADILANVPEVVKSLTGVDLAKYLREKLGGDA